The DNA sequence CGCCCGACCCGCACGCCACCTACCGCGAGGAGGAGCGGGCCGGCTCGGGCAACGTCCTGATCGGGTACGGCACCGGGCACGGCGGCCCGGGCCGGCGGCGTCGCCGGCCCCGCCTGGCGCTCGCCCCCGAACCCGGCACACCGGCCGCGGCGCAGCCCGGCCCCGGTCCCGCGGTCGGCTCGCCGGACGGGACCGACCCCGGGACGGTGGCCGGCTCGTCGGTCCCGGCCGGCCCGCCCGCGTCGCCGGACCGGACGCCCGATCCGGCGCGGACCGGCGGCCCGGCTCCGGCGCCGCTGGTCATCTCGCCGATCGTGCGGCGGCTGGCCAGGGAGCACGGGGTCGATCTGGCGTCGGTACGTGGCACCGGGCCGGGCGGCGTGATCCGACGGGTGGACGTGGAAACGGCTCTGGCCACCCCGGCGGCGGCTCCGGTCGCCCGGCTGGCGGCCGTGCCGGACGCGCACGTCGGGCTCGTCCCGGCCGACGACGGCGACGTGGTCGTCCCGCTCACCGGCATCCGCAAGGTGATCGCCGACAAGCTCTCCCGGAGCCGCCGGGAGATCCCCGAGGTGACCATCTGGGTCGACGTGGACGCCACCGGGTTGCTGGAGACCCGGGCCGCGATCAACGCCGCCACCCCGGACGCGCCGGTGAGCATCCTGGCCCTGTTCGCCCGGATCTGCCTCAGCGGACTACGGAGGTACCCCCAGCTCAACGCGCGCGTCGACACCGAGGGTCAGCGGATCGTGCAGTCCGCCGGCGTGCACCTGGGCATCGCCGCGCAGACGGACCGGGGGCTGGTGGTGCCGGTGCTGCGCGACGCCCAGCGGCTGACCACCGGGGAGCTGGCCGCCGCGCTCGCCGAGACCACGGCGGCGGCCCGCGCCGGCACGCTGCCCCCGGCCCGGTTGACCGGCGGCACGTTCACGCTCAACAACTACGGCGTGTTCGGGGTGGACGGCTCGACGCCGATCATCAACCATCCGGAGGCGGCGCTGCTCGGCGTCGGCCGGATCGTGGACAAGCCGTGGGTGGTCGACGGGCAGCTCGCGGTCCGCAAGGTGACCCAGCTCAGCCTCACCTTCGACCACCGGGTCTGCGACGGTGGCGTGGCCGGTGGCTTCCTGCGCCACGTGGCCGACTGCGTCGAACGCCCCGCCCTGCTGGTCGCGAACGTCTGAGCCGGACGGCCGCAGCCCCTACCCGGGGCTGCGGCCGTCCGATCCGCGCCGGCGCCGGACCGTCCGAGTCGCCGGCACCGTCACGCCCATGTCGTACCAGAATCTGTTGCGGCTCCCGTGCCGGCCGATACCGGTCGTCGGGCACGTGGGCTCCCGATCCGGCAGCCGCCCACCCATTTCGCGCAGCCGTTTCCGAGCAATTCCGCCGAAGGCGCAACACCGTGACGGTGGGCCTACAGAATGTGGGCGA is a window from the Micromonospora sp. DSM 45708 genome containing:
- a CDS encoding dihydrolipoamide acetyltransferase family protein — translated: MSERTERSEGREGLPGKHGVTATVGTRDFLLPDLGEGLSEAEIVEWRVAVGDVVTVDQSVVEVETAKAVVDVPCPYAGRVVALHGAAGEVRPVGQPLITIAPLDGDDAPDPHATYREEERAGSGNVLIGYGTGHGGPGRRRRRPRLALAPEPGTPAAAQPGPGPAVGSPDGTDPGTVAGSSVPAGPPASPDRTPDPARTGGPAPAPLVISPIVRRLAREHGVDLASVRGTGPGGVIRRVDVETALATPAAAPVARLAAVPDAHVGLVPADDGDVVVPLTGIRKVIADKLSRSRREIPEVTIWVDVDATGLLETRAAINAATPDAPVSILALFARICLSGLRRYPQLNARVDTEGQRIVQSAGVHLGIAAQTDRGLVVPVLRDAQRLTTGELAAALAETTAAARAGTLPPARLTGGTFTLNNYGVFGVDGSTPIINHPEAALLGVGRIVDKPWVVDGQLAVRKVTQLSLTFDHRVCDGGVAGGFLRHVADCVERPALLVANV